The Exiguobacterium acetylicum genome includes a window with the following:
- a CDS encoding bacteriorhodopsin produces the protein MEDVNLLVLATQYMFWVGFVGMAAGTLYFLVERNSLAPEYRSTATVAALVTFVAAIHYYFMKQAVGESGLLSEIDGFPTEIRYIDWLVTTPLLLIKFPLLLGLKEGKGRALLTKLVIADIIMIIGGYIGESSINLAGGFTQLGLWAYVAGCIAWFYIIYLLFTNVTKAAEDKPAPIRKALLQMRLFILIGWAIYPVGYAVTLFAPGIEVQLVRELIYNFADLINKVGFGLIAFFAVKTMSAAQKTKSL, from the coding sequence ATGGAAGATGTCAACCTTCTCGTTCTTGCGACCCAGTACATGTTCTGGGTCGGATTCGTCGGAATGGCCGCCGGTACGCTCTATTTTCTCGTCGAACGAAATTCCCTCGCCCCGGAATACCGTTCGACCGCAACAGTCGCTGCACTCGTCACGTTCGTCGCTGCGATTCATTACTATTTCATGAAGCAAGCTGTCGGGGAATCCGGTTTGTTGTCGGAGATCGATGGCTTTCCGACTGAAATCCGCTACATCGACTGGCTTGTGACGACGCCTCTCTTGCTGATTAAGTTTCCTTTACTGCTTGGATTAAAGGAAGGAAAAGGACGTGCGTTGTTGACGAAACTCGTCATCGCGGACATCATCATGATCATCGGTGGTTACATCGGAGAGTCGTCGATCAATCTAGCAGGTGGCTTCACACAACTCGGTCTTTGGGCATACGTCGCCGGTTGTATCGCATGGTTTTATATCATTTATCTCTTGTTCACGAATGTCACGAAAGCCGCTGAAGACAAACCCGCACCGATTCGAAAAGCACTGTTACAAATGCGCTTGTTCATTTTGATTGGCTGGGCGATCTATCCGGTCGGTTACGCCGTCACCTTATTTGCACCCGGCATCGAGGTACAGCTCGTCCGCGAATTGATTTATAACTTTGCCGACTTGATCAACAAGGTCGGATTCGGTCTGATCGCCTTCTTCGCTGTCAAGACGATGTCCGCTGCGCAAAAAACAAAATCCCTTTAA
- a CDS encoding VOC family protein, with translation MTIKRMDHISLNVEDFEEAIRFFTLCGLEVRGRWEMEGTLLDQLLDLQGAKTGCVALGLPDEPIWIELVRFKEPRDSSKEIHPVYANGFRHLCFEVTALDALINRLANIGYHPIGSIADYERDYRLCYVRGPEGVIVELAEKIDPE, from the coding sequence ATGACGATCAAACGAATGGATCATATCAGCTTGAATGTCGAAGATTTCGAAGAAGCGATTCGTTTTTTTACGCTTTGCGGTCTTGAAGTGCGCGGACGGTGGGAGATGGAAGGAACACTGCTCGATCAGCTATTAGACTTACAGGGAGCAAAAACGGGATGTGTCGCACTCGGATTACCAGATGAACCGATCTGGATTGAGCTCGTTCGCTTTAAGGAGCCGCGCGATTCGTCTAAGGAAATTCATCCGGTCTACGCGAATGGATTCCGTCATCTCTGTTTTGAGGTGACGGCACTCGACGCACTCATCAATCGTCTAGCGAATATTGGCTATCATCCGATCGGAAGCATAGCGGATTATGAACGCGACTATCGTCTCTGTTATGTACGTGGACCAGAAGGTGTGATTGTTGAGCTGGCAGAAAAAATCGATCCCGAATAA
- a CDS encoding NAD(P)-binding domain-containing protein, translating into MTNLSTYPVVIIGAGPIGLAAAAQLAVEEQPFLLFEKGSSIAHHVKQWEHVRMFSTWQYNISDAARLLLEMTDWIAPADDDTPTGSALIEQYLAPLATLPEIAPSLHFHHEILSVSRAGLDKMTNASRETTPFELVIDTPNGRKHILAFAVIDASGVLGRPNPAISSGHRVEIEQNLPVRYSIVNAKRDTVVFANQSVAVIGSGHSALNSLLELVSIKAQHPETEIHWILRKSDPVQAYGGEDKDALEGRGALGSRIRQLVEREQINLHTGFKTQSIESEGTSFAITSQDGQSLFAIDQLIVNAGSRPDFSFLGEVRLDIDPVTESNRTLAPLIDPNLHSCGTVRPHGEEELRHPDHGIYLVGAKSYGRAPTFLLATGYEQIRSIVAYLVGDEKRAKRVELTLPETGVCKVSLPESSTSCCS; encoded by the coding sequence ATGACAAATCTTTCAACTTATCCCGTTGTAATCATTGGTGCCGGTCCAATTGGTCTTGCCGCTGCTGCGCAACTTGCGGTGGAAGAACAACCTTTTCTTTTGTTCGAAAAAGGGTCTTCAATCGCCCATCACGTCAAACAATGGGAACACGTTCGGATGTTTTCAACATGGCAATACAACATCAGCGATGCAGCACGTCTGTTGCTCGAAATGACGGATTGGATCGCACCAGCAGACGATGATACACCAACCGGATCGGCACTAATTGAACAGTATCTTGCTCCCCTCGCTACTTTGCCAGAAATTGCTCCATCTCTTCACTTTCATCACGAGATCCTCTCCGTCTCTCGAGCAGGTCTTGATAAAATGACGAACGCCTCACGTGAAACGACGCCGTTCGAATTAGTCATAGACACGCCGAATGGACGTAAACATATTCTCGCTTTCGCGGTCATCGATGCGTCTGGCGTCCTCGGGCGACCAAACCCCGCTATCAGTTCCGGACATCGAGTCGAAATCGAACAGAACTTACCTGTTCGGTATTCGATCGTAAATGCAAAACGTGATACTGTTGTTTTCGCTAATCAATCCGTCGCTGTCATCGGTAGCGGGCACTCGGCTTTGAACTCACTCCTTGAACTTGTTTCCATTAAAGCGCAACACCCTGAAACGGAGATTCATTGGATCCTTCGCAAATCGGACCCAGTTCAAGCCTACGGCGGAGAAGATAAGGATGCATTGGAAGGTCGCGGTGCCCTCGGTTCACGCATCCGTCAGCTCGTTGAACGAGAGCAAATCAATCTACACACTGGTTTCAAAACTCAATCGATTGAATCTGAGGGAACTTCGTTCGCCATCACCTCACAAGACGGTCAATCACTCTTTGCTATCGATCAGCTGATCGTCAACGCGGGAAGTCGACCTGACTTCTCATTCCTTGGGGAAGTACGGCTTGATATCGATCCAGTGACCGAAAGCAACCGGACGCTCGCTCCCCTGATTGACCCGAACCTTCACAGTTGTGGTACCGTCCGTCCACATGGGGAAGAGGAATTACGTCATCCGGATCACGGAATATATCTTGTCGGTGCGAAGAGTTACGGGCGTGCGCCAACCTTTCTGCTTGCGACGGGGTATGAACAGATCCGGTCGATCGTCGCTTATCTTGTCGGAGACGAGAAACGCGCTAAACGAGTTGAGTTGACGCTGCCGGAAACCGGTGTCTGCAAAGTCTCCTTACCAGAATCATCGACTTCGTGTTGTTCATGA
- a CDS encoding MarR family winged helix-turn-helix transcriptional regulator, with protein sequence MNETRELFQTFTRRFGLLNKNCCAVLDEEISLVQSHLLYQVAKHPDSSMQEIADQLALDITTFSRQVQTLIKRDLLVKRPAVNDRRIHLLRLSEKGNRVAEAIDQEMNVYLDSIFSSMTSFEKAHVLQAIDLLNTKMAESDACCKPCL encoded by the coding sequence TTGAATGAAACCCGCGAACTATTCCAAACGTTCACTCGACGTTTTGGGTTACTCAATAAGAATTGTTGTGCCGTCCTAGATGAAGAGATTTCACTCGTTCAGAGTCATCTCTTGTATCAAGTCGCAAAACATCCCGATTCCTCAATGCAAGAAATTGCCGATCAACTTGCACTAGACATTACGACGTTTAGTCGCCAAGTCCAGACGTTAATCAAGCGAGACTTACTAGTAAAACGCCCTGCTGTCAATGACCGACGCATCCACCTTCTTCGTTTGTCTGAAAAAGGAAATCGTGTCGCTGAAGCCATCGATCAAGAAATGAACGTCTACCTCGATAGCATCTTCTCCTCGATGACATCCTTTGAAAAGGCACATGTCCTCCAAGCGATTGATTTGTTGAATACGAAGATGGCAGAAAGTGACGCCTGCTGTAAACCATGTCTTTAA
- a CDS encoding GNAT family N-acetyltransferase: MRIRWMEEEDRYRVHEIYQQGIEDGNATFETMIREEVWWIGMLQAERFVLIHEIHVVGWGKLSRVSEREVYSGVREISIYVDRSFRGNGGGRCILAAMIQFADTHGIWTLQSHLFPENVASRRLHERFGFELVGRRRAIARHHGVWRDTLLFERRTTIR, from the coding sequence ATGCGAATTCGTTGGATGGAAGAAGAAGACCGTTATCGCGTACATGAGATTTACCAGCAAGGAATCGAAGATGGTAACGCAACATTCGAAACGATGATTCGTGAAGAGGTGTGGTGGATAGGAATGTTACAAGCAGAGCGATTCGTTCTGATCCACGAGATACATGTCGTTGGATGGGGGAAACTAAGTCGTGTCTCCGAACGTGAAGTCTACAGTGGCGTTCGGGAAATCAGTATTTATGTCGATCGGTCGTTTCGCGGTAACGGCGGTGGTCGATGTATATTAGCGGCGATGATTCAGTTTGCGGACACGCACGGAATTTGGACACTCCAATCGCATCTTTTCCCTGAAAATGTAGCAAGTAGACGATTGCACGAGCGATTTGGATTTGAACTTGTTGGTCGAAGACGGGCGATTGCTAGGCATCATGGTGTTTGGCGAGATACATTATTGTTCGAACGACGAACTACTATCCGTTGA
- a CDS encoding flavodoxin family protein, whose amino-acid sequence MIRAVFLNCTLKASTEPSNTEALIQDVIKYWGDQVESEIVRVVDHDVAFGVTDDEGDGDGWPVIFEKVKQADIVVIGTPLWLGEKSSVATQVIERLYGGSALTNDVGQAIYYNKVGGVVVTGNEDGAKHASASILYGLSHIGFTIPPNVDAYWVGEAGPGPSYIEAGRENDFTKRHAQFLAHNLLHLARMLKEHPIPAEGNVME is encoded by the coding sequence ATGATACGAGCTGTATTTCTGAACTGCACTTTAAAGGCATCAACGGAACCTTCGAACACGGAAGCGTTGATTCAAGATGTCATTAAATATTGGGGCGATCAAGTCGAGTCCGAGATCGTACGTGTCGTTGATCATGATGTGGCGTTTGGTGTCACGGACGACGAAGGAGACGGAGATGGGTGGCCGGTCATCTTCGAAAAAGTGAAACAAGCTGATATCGTCGTTATCGGAACACCGCTTTGGCTTGGCGAGAAGAGTAGTGTCGCGACACAAGTCATTGAACGGCTCTACGGTGGAAGTGCTTTGACGAATGATGTCGGTCAAGCCATTTATTACAATAAAGTAGGTGGTGTCGTTGTTACTGGAAACGAAGATGGTGCTAAGCACGCATCGGCTTCAATTTTATATGGGTTATCGCACATCGGTTTTACGATCCCACCGAACGTCGATGCTTATTGGGTCGGAGAAGCAGGACCCGGACCGTCTTATATTGAAGCGGGACGAGAAAATGACTTCACGAAACGACATGCTCAGTTTTTAGCGCATAACTTGTTACACCTTGCACGTATGCTTAAAGAACATCCGATACCAGCGGAAGGGAATGTGATGGAATGA
- a CDS encoding YusW family protein, translating to MKKRRLTGYGVATLFAMSLMVAGCGNDETSTDKVEEGSTNSNTTDDTMNNDDTMQDQDTVTKNADTDYGFNSLSIEADVDGDNDAIDISYDRDNDGTEAEYRYKGEQKQGDDAMTELDSKFKNLKIDADTSEADVIGEVERVFAIQDASRLEVEIEFSDGTEKEYQK from the coding sequence ATGAAAAAGCGACGTTTGACGGGATACGGTGTCGCAACATTATTCGCCATGAGTTTGATGGTGGCAGGTTGCGGAAATGACGAAACTTCGACAGACAAGGTCGAAGAAGGATCGACGAATTCAAATACGACCGACGATACGATGAATAATGACGATACGATGCAAGATCAGGATACTGTGACGAAAAATGCCGATACGGACTATGGATTCAACAGTCTATCGATTGAGGCGGACGTCGACGGGGATAACGATGCTATTGATATTAGTTATGACCGGGATAACGATGGAACCGAAGCAGAATACCGTTATAAGGGAGAGCAAAAGCAAGGGGACGATGCGATGACGGAACTCGATTCGAAGTTCAAGAACTTAAAGATTGATGCGGATACATCAGAAGCAGACGTCATCGGAGAGGTCGAGCGTGTGTTTGCGATTCAAGATGCTTCCCGTTTAGAGGTCGAAATTGAATTCTCAGACGGGACCGAAAAAGAATATCAAAAATAA
- a CDS encoding endonuclease/exonuclease/phosphatase family protein, which produces MSHSLSIATYNIWHHPHKRQERFKALCAEINQHQPDILLLQEVMSTFHPDEPFVSIAEHLAQATGYPYWMMDPYMDSPDEGLAILTKLPFERTDSSAAATVNINHHCAIRIPFTIDGIQFAVTNIHFNWRASDIRLDQLQFVNEWIASQSDDATIEFLGGDFNDCPGSPVHHAALREWVDLADSYATRTDQVAAATLDPVTNSHLASNDGVTTPVRYDWLLCQRSPLPVTLQHVQLIGNKRLTHHLLPSDHYGVLAHLTIY; this is translated from the coding sequence ATGAGTCACTCGTTATCGATTGCGACCTATAACATTTGGCACCATCCGCACAAACGACAAGAACGGTTCAAGGCATTGTGCGCGGAGATCAATCAACACCAACCGGACATTCTCCTGTTGCAAGAAGTCATGTCGACGTTTCATCCAGACGAACCGTTCGTCTCGATCGCCGAGCATTTGGCGCAAGCAACCGGATACCCTTATTGGATGATGGATCCTTACATGGATTCACCGGATGAGGGACTTGCCATTTTAACAAAACTGCCGTTTGAGCGAACGGATTCGAGTGCTGCCGCGACAGTGAACATCAACCACCACTGTGCGATTCGAATCCCCTTCACAATTGATGGTATCCAATTTGCGGTAACGAATATTCATTTTAACTGGCGCGCCTCTGACATCCGACTTGATCAACTTCAATTCGTCAACGAATGGATCGCCTCGCAATCAGATGACGCGACGATCGAGTTCTTAGGCGGAGACTTCAATGATTGTCCGGGGTCGCCCGTTCATCACGCTGCGCTACGCGAGTGGGTTGATCTCGCGGACAGTTATGCTACGCGAACCGATCAAGTCGCAGCTGCGACGCTTGATCCCGTAACGAATTCGCATTTGGCATCGAATGACGGCGTCACGACACCGGTTCGGTATGATTGGTTACTTTGTCAGCGTTCGCCCCTACCTGTGACGTTACAGCATGTGCAACTGATCGGAAACAAGCGACTGACACATCATCTATTACCAAGCGACCATTATGGCGTTCTCGCTCATTTGACGATTTACTAA
- a CDS encoding GNAT family N-acetyltransferase, with translation MQTMHHTFDTQRYQIRPARLSDAEALAELRQALDAETEYFDRMPGEDVMTATDFANQLRQTSVPDRILVVESEGRLIAYARCRGFHLKRFAHKASFGLGVLQSDWGQGVGSQLMDRMIAWAKAQSLLKIQLEVVETNLGAIRLYQRHGFQEEGRLRHDRLLSDGCYYDTVLMGLHL, from the coding sequence ATGCAGACGATGCACCACACGTTTGACACACAACGTTATCAGATTCGACCAGCTCGGCTGAGTGACGCTGAGGCTCTCGCTGAACTCCGCCAAGCACTCGACGCGGAAACGGAATATTTTGACCGGATGCCCGGTGAGGACGTGATGACGGCGACGGATTTCGCGAACCAGTTACGTCAAACATCAGTGCCAGACCGTATCCTTGTCGTCGAGAGTGAAGGGCGACTGATCGCTTATGCTCGCTGTCGCGGATTTCATTTGAAACGCTTCGCGCATAAGGCATCATTCGGACTCGGTGTACTTCAATCCGATTGGGGACAAGGCGTTGGGAGCCAACTCATGGATCGGATGATTGCTTGGGCGAAAGCGCAATCACTCCTCAAAATTCAGCTTGAGGTCGTTGAAACGAATCTTGGTGCCATTCGGCTTTATCAGCGGCATGGGTTTCAAGAAGAAGGACGGCTTCGTCACGACCGGTTACTATCGGACGGCTGTTATTACGATACCGTTCTGATGGGCTTACACCTATGA
- a CDS encoding GNAT family N-acetyltransferase, translating to MEIHTGTKEDGTFIREQLIAYNRQHVPEALYEQSEELCFTAYNETGECIGGITASFGWQHIHVQFLWVSDTARQAGVGTRLLQVIEEYAKGAACTKILLDTFDFQAPDFYRKHSYEEYGRLTDHPSIGQTHYFFVKRL from the coding sequence GTGGAAATTCATACGGGAACGAAGGAAGACGGGACATTCATCCGCGAGCAATTGATTGCCTATAATCGGCAACATGTTCCTGAAGCCTTATATGAACAATCGGAAGAACTTTGTTTTACAGCTTATAATGAGACGGGCGAATGCATCGGAGGCATTACCGCCTCTTTCGGTTGGCAACACATTCATGTCCAGTTTCTTTGGGTGAGCGATACAGCACGACAGGCAGGTGTCGGAACCCGCCTGCTGCAAGTAATTGAAGAATATGCGAAGGGAGCGGCGTGTACGAAAATCCTTTTGGATACGTTTGATTTTCAAGCACCAGACTTTTACCGCAAACATAGTTATGAAGAGTATGGACGCCTGACTGATCATCCGTCGATTGGACAAACACACTATTTCTTCGTCAAGCGACTTTAA
- a CDS encoding helix-turn-helix transcriptional regulator, whose amino-acid sequence MKLTNHVRLYRQQHKWTQEQFSERIGVTRQTVISLEKGSYTPSLLLAMQIARVFDRPIEELFQLEEESR is encoded by the coding sequence ATGAAGCTGACGAACCATGTCCGCCTCTATCGCCAACAGCATAAGTGGACGCAGGAACAGTTCTCGGAACGAATCGGCGTGACGCGCCAGACCGTCATCTCGCTTGAAAAAGGGAGCTATACGCCGTCGCTCTTACTAGCGATGCAGATTGCTCGTGTTTTCGATCGACCCATCGAAGAACTATTTCAATTAGAGGAGGAATCCCGATGA
- a CDS encoding Pr6Pr family membrane protein, translating to MLIYLIRIAFGLLGLTAVIFQFQAGLSRPTFNPINFFSYFTILSNLLFAILLLLTGWSKTAYTKTTPVRGATTLYMIITGLVYITLLRGLEESLQTPIPWVNTVLHYIMPTFSLINWLIFIPRYSLRRIHALLWLVFPLVYLVYSLVRGRYTDFYPYPFLNVTTQGIGNVLFISFVIMIVFVILSIILRFLFNRLQTYR from the coding sequence ATGTTAATTTATCTTATTCGTATTGCGTTTGGGTTACTAGGTCTTACTGCTGTTATCTTTCAGTTTCAAGCAGGATTAAGTCGCCCGACCTTTAATCCGATCAACTTTTTTAGTTATTTTACAATCCTTAGTAATTTACTATTCGCAATTCTTCTCTTACTCACGGGCTGGTCGAAAACAGCCTACACAAAAACGACACCCGTTCGAGGTGCTACGACCTTATATATGATTATCACTGGACTTGTGTACATAACATTACTTCGTGGTTTGGAAGAAAGTCTTCAGACACCTATTCCTTGGGTCAATACCGTTTTGCATTACATCATGCCGACTTTTTCTTTAATCAATTGGTTGATTTTCATTCCTCGTTATTCGTTACGTCGAATTCATGCATTGTTATGGCTAGTGTTCCCGTTAGTATATTTAGTTTACAGCCTAGTGCGCGGAAGATATACCGACTTTTATCCGTATCCGTTCTTAAATGTAACAACACAAGGTATCGGAAACGTCTTGTTTATTAGCTTCGTTATTATGATAGTCTTTGTTATTTTAAGTATCATCCTTCGTTTCTTATTTAATCGCTTACAAACGTATCGTTGA
- a CDS encoding flavin monoamine oxidase family protein: MHIAIIGAGISGLYLATRLQELGHDVTIYEARDRIGGRIETVDFDLAGQTYAFDLGPTWFWPDNEPLMVDLIHRFHLPTLEQYSTGALRLERAGQPIESHLVSNQPTALRIRDGIRSVARALAAQLRPGTIQLKSPISQIDVTNRSVISFGKKSQSFDEIVLALPPRLAAKLSYEPALPEAVLDELEALPTWMAQQAKCLVLYERPFWRDSDLSGQAISWSGMVQEMHDASPQDGPGALFGFFRTPAHERQSLTEAEIKEAVLAQLTRLFGEQALHPIGWFYKDWSTDAWTASRADAAPLVAFPDYHTMDFGAEHAAISLIGTETDASHGGHLEGALRSVERYLEKRGEEK; encoded by the coding sequence ATGCACATTGCCATCATTGGGGCAGGAATCAGTGGGCTGTATCTCGCGACACGCCTGCAGGAGCTTGGACACGACGTGACAATCTATGAAGCACGTGACCGAATTGGCGGACGAATCGAGACGGTCGATTTCGACCTAGCAGGACAAACGTACGCTTTTGATCTTGGACCAACCTGGTTTTGGCCGGATAACGAACCACTAATGGTCGATTTGATCCATCGATTTCATTTACCGACACTAGAACAATATTCGACGGGAGCGCTTCGACTCGAACGGGCGGGACAACCGATTGAGTCACATCTCGTTTCGAATCAACCAACGGCGTTGCGTATCCGAGACGGAATTCGCTCCGTTGCTAGGGCTCTCGCTGCACAACTCCGACCGGGAACGATTCAACTCAAGTCTCCCATCAGTCAGATCGATGTGACGAATCGTAGCGTCATCAGTTTCGGAAAGAAGAGTCAGTCGTTCGACGAGATTGTCCTCGCACTACCACCGCGTCTAGCAGCGAAACTATCGTACGAACCTGCCTTACCGGAAGCGGTCTTAGATGAACTCGAAGCATTACCGACCTGGATGGCGCAACAAGCTAAATGTCTTGTTCTTTATGAAAGACCGTTTTGGCGTGATTCGGATTTGTCTGGTCAGGCAATCAGCTGGTCCGGGATGGTACAAGAGATGCATGACGCGTCTCCACAAGACGGACCAGGAGCGTTGTTTGGTTTTTTCCGGACACCGGCACATGAACGACAATCACTGACAGAGGCTGAAATCAAAGAAGCTGTCCTTGCGCAGTTGACTCGTTTGTTCGGTGAACAGGCGCTTCATCCAATTGGTTGGTTTTATAAAGATTGGTCGACCGATGCGTGGACAGCATCACGCGCGGATGCTGCTCCACTAGTGGCTTTCCCCGACTATCATACGATGGATTTCGGAGCGGAACATGCAGCGATTTCATTGATCGGGACAGAGACGGATGCTAGTCACGGTGGGCATCTAGAAGGTGCCTTACGATCTGTTGAACGTTATTTAGAAAAGAGAGGAGAAGAAAAATAA
- a CDS encoding PhzF family phenazine biosynthesis protein codes for MKTLHYDVFTSTPGSGNPAGVVLDANQLSELEMQRIARANGFTETTFVLTSDQADYRMRYFAPDREMNLCGHGTIAALTALETTGRLPMTLQIETKSGTLPASRLANGMFRLQQGRPELQPFEGKIDRVLASIGLELKHLDDRWPVVYGSTGNWTLVLPIRRLEDFQQMIPDNARFADVLSDHPEASIHPICFDTYEEQATMHGRHCSATGAGSIEDPVTGTASGVMGVYYRQFIQPATTETTIIVEQGHEMGRPGQVGIRISGAGLDHSKWKVEMDGQAVFVGIKKVGEEEADVETFHLGF; via the coding sequence ATCAAGACGCTACATTATGATGTGTTTACTTCGACGCCAGGAAGCGGTAATCCGGCTGGAGTCGTCTTAGACGCCAATCAATTATCAGAGCTTGAGATGCAACGGATTGCGCGGGCGAATGGATTCACCGAGACGACGTTTGTCCTGACTTCCGATCAGGCAGACTATCGCATGCGTTACTTTGCACCGGACCGGGAGATGAATCTATGCGGACACGGCACGATTGCTGCACTGACTGCTTTAGAGACAACCGGACGTTTACCGATGACGCTTCAAATCGAGACGAAATCAGGAACCTTACCAGCATCACGTTTAGCAAACGGGATGTTTCGTTTGCAACAAGGGCGACCTGAGCTACAACCATTCGAAGGTAAGATTGATCGAGTCTTAGCATCGATTGGTTTAGAGTTAAAACATCTCGATGACCGATGGCCAGTCGTTTACGGTAGTACAGGCAACTGGACACTTGTGTTGCCGATTCGACGTCTCGAAGACTTTCAGCAGATGATACCTGATAATGCACGTTTCGCAGACGTTCTTTCAGATCATCCCGAGGCATCGATTCATCCGATTTGTTTCGATACATATGAAGAACAGGCGACCATGCATGGACGCCATTGTTCAGCGACGGGAGCAGGTAGTATCGAGGATCCAGTCACAGGAACAGCGAGTGGGGTGATGGGCGTTTATTACCGACAATTCATCCAACCAGCAACAACGGAAACAACGATCATCGTCGAACAAGGACACGAAATGGGACGACCTGGGCAGGTCGGAATCCGGATTTCCGGAGCAGGTCTTGATCACAGCAAATGGAAGGTCGAGATGGACGGGCAAGCTGTTTTTGTTGGTATAAAGAAAGTGGGAGAGGAAGAGGCAGATGTTGAAACATTTCATTTGGGATTTTGA
- a CDS encoding HAD-IA family hydrolase, with the protein MLKHFIWDFDGTLFDTYPVLVDVFVELLEREGRLVDRVEVAELMAMSAKTTYEAFGVSDEFITTYKQQKTTIEFDRSHPFPGIQKLLETLSERGATHHIVTHRGQSIHALLTKHQLTHYFQDVLTAEQGFARKPDPEAVQYLIEQHQLQLSETIMIGDRELDVLAGHHAGIATCLISNQPSETVATYTVLSPDRLKELFLT; encoded by the coding sequence ATGTTGAAACATTTCATTTGGGATTTTGATGGAACGTTGTTTGATACGTATCCCGTACTGGTCGATGTATTCGTTGAATTGCTCGAACGTGAGGGACGACTGGTCGATCGCGTTGAAGTCGCGGAGCTGATGGCGATGTCGGCTAAAACGACGTATGAGGCATTTGGTGTATCGGATGAATTCATTACGACATACAAACAACAGAAAACAACGATCGAGTTCGACCGCTCGCATCCATTTCCGGGAATTCAGAAACTGTTAGAGACGCTGTCGGAGAGAGGTGCGACCCACCATATCGTCACCCACCGGGGGCAGTCGATTCACGCTTTACTTACCAAGCATCAGCTGACACATTATTTTCAAGATGTTCTGACGGCAGAACAAGGCTTCGCACGGAAACCGGATCCAGAAGCCGTTCAGTACCTGATCGAACAGCATCAGTTGCAACTATCTGAAACGATCATGATTGGCGACCGGGAACTCGACGTCTTAGCCGGACATCACGCTGGCATCGCAACGTGTCTCATCAGTAATCAACCGAGTGAGACGGTTGCGACCTACACGGTGTTGTCTCCAGACCGATTAAAGGAACTCTTCCTGACATAA